A DNA window from Desertibacillus haloalkaliphilus contains the following coding sequences:
- the truB gene encoding tRNA pseudouridine(55) synthase TruB: MNRSGILPLYKPKGVTSHDCVAKVRKILKTKKVGHTGTLDPDVTGVLPICIGRATKIAEYMTDYPKTYEGEVTLGFSTTTEDASGECVEQKRVDRVITKNEVEKVIKRFVGEIKQIPPMYSAVKVKGKRLYEYAREGKHVDRPVRMITIHELTLLGDIKQTEQTVSFRFRVHCSKGTYVRTLAVDIGKELGYPAHMSDLIRTESGPFMLKQCLTLEQLTEQAQAEDVELLSIEQAVSHFTRVTVDPTIETKVRNGMVLPQFKGIEEKRVSVYNESGECLAIYQQHPTKKGFIKPEKIIKID; encoded by the coding sequence TTGAATCGATCTGGAATCTTGCCCCTCTATAAACCAAAAGGGGTGACCTCTCATGATTGTGTCGCGAAGGTTCGCAAGATTTTAAAAACAAAAAAAGTGGGTCATACGGGCACACTAGATCCTGATGTGACTGGTGTGTTACCCATTTGTATTGGTCGTGCGACGAAAATTGCCGAGTACATGACTGATTATCCGAAAACATATGAAGGCGAGGTCACTTTGGGTTTTTCAACAACAACTGAAGACGCTTCAGGGGAGTGTGTCGAACAAAAGCGAGTAGATCGTGTGATCACGAAGAATGAGGTAGAGAAGGTCATTAAGCGATTTGTAGGTGAGATTAAGCAAATTCCTCCGATGTATTCGGCCGTTAAAGTAAAAGGTAAAAGATTATATGAATATGCAAGAGAAGGTAAACATGTGGACCGCCCGGTACGAATGATTACGATTCATGAACTAACGTTGCTAGGAGATATAAAGCAAACAGAGCAGACGGTTTCGTTTCGTTTTCGCGTCCACTGTAGCAAAGGTACATATGTCCGAACGTTAGCTGTGGATATCGGGAAGGAACTAGGATATCCAGCGCATATGTCTGATTTAATACGAACCGAATCAGGGCCTTTTATGCTCAAGCAATGCTTGACACTTGAGCAGCTAACAGAGCAAGCTCAAGCAGAAGATGTTGAGCTGCTATCGATTGAGCAAGCGGTCTCACATTTTACTCGTGTTACTGTTGACCCCACGATTGAAACAAAGGTTCGAAACGGAATGGTCTTGCCTCAGTTCAAAGGAATAGAAGAAAAGCGGGTTTCGGTATATAATGAAAGTGGTGAGTGTTTAGCGATTTACCAGCAACACCCAACCAAAAAAGGCTTTATTAAACCGGAAAAAATCATTAAAATTGATTAA
- the rbfA gene encoding 30S ribosome-binding factor RbfA, which yields MSNVRANRVGEQMKKELSDIIMREIKDPRVDFVTVTGVDVTGDLQQAKVFITVLGDDQKKEDTLKGLSKASGFIRSEIGKRIRLRKTPEISFEFDESIEYGNKIERLLNDINKETNDEK from the coding sequence ATGAGCAATGTTCGAGCAAATCGTGTTGGTGAACAAATGAAAAAGGAATTAAGTGATATTATTATGAGAGAAATTAAGGATCCGCGTGTTGATTTCGTGACGGTTACAGGTGTGGATGTAACTGGTGACTTGCAACAAGCAAAAGTATTTATTACGGTCCTTGGTGACGATCAAAAAAAAGAAGACACGCTCAAAGGTTTATCGAAGGCATCAGGATTTATTCGTTCTGAGATCGGTAAGCGAATTCGTCTTCGTAAGACGCCGGAAATTTCTTTTGAATTTGATGAATCAATTGAATACGGAAATAAAATCGAGAGACTTTTAAACGATATTAATAAAGAAACCAATGATGAGAAATAA
- a CDS encoding DUF503 domain-containing protein, giving the protein MIGVITCECIIYDAQSLKEKRSVLKSVLTKLRQRLNVTVAETAHQNVWQRTEIAIAAIANDKTVVEKELQRALKMIDGVPEIERTVTTIEWL; this is encoded by the coding sequence ATCATCGGTGTCATCACATGCGAATGTATCATTTATGACGCACAGTCACTTAAGGAGAAACGCTCAGTCTTAAAAAGTGTCCTTACAAAGCTCAGGCAACGGTTAAATGTTACTGTTGCCGAGACTGCGCATCAAAATGTATGGCAACGAACTGAAATAGCGATTGCAGCAATTGCTAATGATAAAACTGTCGTTGAAAAGGAACTGCAGCGAGCATTAAAGATGATTGATGGAGTTCCAGAAATTGAACGTACAGTAACAACGATTGAATGGCTGTAA
- the infB gene encoding translation initiation factor IF-2, translating into MRKMRIYEYAKEKNKSSKEIIEQLKQLNVSVSNHMSVIDEDTIKKLEGNSNSKENKQDTAKQKNKPSKPKQEKPNHNKNNPNQKKKGNKKQQRNQKNNRGNKEEQSVKSKQNKTPEKITYSGTVTVGDLAGKLNKEPSELIKKLMFLGVMATINQELDKDSIELICEDFGVEVEEEVIIDEHEFENIEENDDPKDLKERPPVVTIMGHVDHGKTTLLDSIRHTKVTAGEAGGITQHIGAYQIEENDKKVTFLDTPGHAAFTTMRARGAQVTDITILVVAADDGVMPQTKEAINHAKAAGVPIIVAVNKMDKEAANPDRVMQELTEFELVPEAWGGDTIFVPVSALKGEGIDELLEMILLVAEVEEYKANPDKRARGTVIEAELDKGRGPVATLLVQSGTLNVGDPIVVGNTFGRVRAMVNDLGRRVKTVGPSTPVEITGLNAVPQAGDQFLAFEDEKKARQIGEARATKQREAERKETSKVSLDDLFEQIQQGDIKEINVIIKADVQGSVEAMKGALEKIDVEGVKVNIIHTGVGAIAESDIILASASNAIVIGFNVRPDVNAKRTAEAEKVDIRLHRVIYNAIDEIEAAMKGMLDPEYQEKVIGQLEVRATFKVSKIGTIAGSYVTDGKITRDSTVRLIRDGIVIYEGALNALKRYKDDVKEVASGYECGVTLENFNDIKEGDIIEAYVMEEIKPK; encoded by the coding sequence ATGAGGAAGATGCGAATATATGAATATGCAAAAGAAAAGAATAAATCAAGTAAAGAGATCATTGAGCAATTAAAACAACTCAATGTATCCGTTTCAAACCATATGTCTGTTATTGATGAGGACACAATCAAAAAATTAGAAGGAAACAGCAACAGTAAAGAAAACAAACAAGACACTGCAAAGCAGAAAAATAAACCTTCTAAACCAAAGCAAGAGAAGCCTAATCATAATAAGAACAACCCTAATCAAAAGAAAAAAGGGAACAAGAAGCAGCAACGGAATCAAAAAAATAACCGTGGGAATAAAGAGGAGCAATCAGTGAAGAGTAAACAGAACAAAACACCAGAGAAGATTACGTATTCAGGTACGGTTACAGTTGGGGATTTAGCGGGTAAATTAAACAAAGAGCCTTCTGAGCTTATCAAAAAATTGATGTTCTTAGGTGTGATGGCGACGATCAACCAGGAGCTAGATAAGGATTCAATTGAACTTATTTGTGAGGATTTTGGGGTTGAGGTTGAAGAAGAGGTCATTATTGATGAGCATGAATTTGAAAACATCGAAGAGAATGATGATCCAAAAGACCTAAAAGAACGACCGCCTGTCGTTACGATCATGGGGCATGTTGACCACGGGAAAACAACGCTTCTAGACTCTATTCGTCATACAAAAGTAACAGCAGGCGAAGCGGGCGGTATTACGCAACATATTGGTGCTTATCAGATCGAAGAGAATGATAAGAAAGTCACGTTCTTAGATACTCCGGGTCACGCGGCGTTTACAACGATGCGCGCACGTGGAGCCCAAGTGACAGATATTACAATTCTCGTTGTCGCTGCAGATGATGGAGTTATGCCACAAACAAAAGAAGCGATCAACCACGCAAAAGCAGCAGGTGTACCAATTATTGTTGCAGTTAATAAAATGGATAAGGAAGCAGCAAATCCGGATCGCGTTATGCAAGAGTTAACTGAGTTTGAGCTTGTTCCTGAAGCTTGGGGTGGCGATACAATTTTTGTTCCAGTATCAGCATTGAAAGGTGAAGGTATTGATGAGCTGCTAGAGATGATCCTTCTCGTTGCTGAGGTGGAAGAATATAAGGCGAACCCTGACAAACGTGCACGAGGTACAGTGATAGAAGCTGAACTTGATAAAGGTCGCGGACCGGTTGCGACGTTACTCGTACAATCAGGGACATTAAATGTCGGCGATCCTATTGTTGTTGGAAACACATTTGGTCGGGTTCGTGCGATGGTCAATGATCTCGGGCGCCGTGTGAAAACCGTTGGTCCATCTACACCTGTAGAAATTACAGGTCTAAATGCAGTCCCTCAGGCTGGCGATCAATTTTTAGCTTTTGAAGATGAAAAGAAAGCACGTCAAATTGGTGAAGCGCGAGCAACAAAGCAGCGCGAAGCGGAACGTAAAGAAACATCAAAAGTCAGCCTTGATGATTTGTTTGAACAAATTCAACAAGGGGATATTAAAGAGATCAATGTCATTATTAAAGCCGATGTGCAAGGGTCTGTAGAAGCGATGAAAGGTGCTCTTGAAAAGATTGATGTTGAAGGTGTGAAAGTAAACATTATTCATACGGGTGTTGGCGCCATCGCTGAGTCTGACATTATTTTGGCATCAGCTTCTAATGCAATTGTCATTGGGTTCAATGTCCGTCCAGATGTGAATGCGAAGCGTACGGCAGAAGCGGAAAAAGTTGATATTCGTCTTCATCGTGTCATTTACAATGCGATTGATGAGATTGAGGCAGCGATGAAAGGGATGCTTGATCCGGAATATCAAGAAAAAGTTATTGGCCAATTGGAAGTACGTGCGACGTTTAAAGTGTCTAAAATTGGTACGATTGCAGGTTCATATGTGACGGATGGGAAGATCACTCGTGACTCAACGGTTCGTTTGATTCGCGATGGTATTGTGATTTATGAAGGAGCCTTAAATGCATTAAAACGATATAAAGATGATGTTAAAGAAGTTGCATCTGGTTATGAATGTGGTGTAACACTAGAGAATTTCAATGATATTAAAGAAGGCGACATCATTGAAGCATATGTCATGGAGGAAATCAAACCTAAATGA
- a CDS encoding YlxQ family RNA-binding protein, translating to MSDQKWMSMLGLAARARMLVSGEELVIKDVRAKKVKLVLLSSDASESTRKKVVNKCEHYHVPLRTVSTRDFLGHAIGKGERVVIGVIDPGFAKKLITLLDQ from the coding sequence ATGAGTGATCAAAAGTGGATGTCGATGTTAGGCTTGGCGGCGAGAGCAAGAATGCTTGTATCTGGAGAAGAACTTGTGATTAAAGATGTAAGAGCAAAAAAAGTGAAATTGGTTCTTCTTTCGTCTGATGCTTCTGAATCGACGAGAAAGAAAGTGGTTAATAAATGTGAGCACTATCATGTACCGTTGCGGACGGTCTCGACAAGGGACTTTTTGGGGCATGCAATCGGTAAAGGAGAGCGAGTGGTTATCGGTGTTATAGACCCTGGATTTGCAAAGAAATTGATCACACTACTTGATCAATAA
- the rnpM gene encoding RNase P modulator RnpM, whose translation MKKRKVPLRKCVVTNEMKPKQELIRIVRSPEGDVSIDPTGKKNGRGAYISNSKECFEMAKKKDILSRHLNVKVSNEIYDHLEEARRQGQGQ comes from the coding sequence ATGAAAAAACGAAAAGTTCCACTTCGCAAATGTGTTGTTACTAATGAGATGAAACCGAAACAAGAACTCATTCGTATTGTTCGTTCACCAGAGGGCGACGTTTCAATTGACCCGACTGGAAAGAAAAATGGTCGTGGTGCTTACATAAGCAATAGCAAGGAGTGTTTTGAAATGGCTAAAAAGAAAGATATCCTTTCAAGACATTTAAATGTTAAAGTTAGTAATGAGATTTATGACCATCTAGAAGAAGCCAGACGGCAGGGACAAGGACAATGA
- the nusA gene encoding transcription termination factor NusA — protein sequence MNSDFMDALTTLEKDKGIEKEVILEAIEAALISGYKRNFNQAQNVRVDINRENGSIRVFARKQVVEEVFDARLEISEDAAKEINPNFEVDDIVEIEVTPKDFGRIAAQTAKQVVTQRVREAERGIIYSDFIDREEDIMTGIVQRQDNRFIYVDLGKVEALLPLGEQMPNETYKHNDRIKAYITKVEKTTKGPQILISRTHPGLLKRLFELEVPEIYDGTVEIKSVSREAGDRSKIAVHAEDPEVDPVGSCVGPKGQRVQTIVDELKGEKIDIVRWSEDPVEYVANALSPSKVLEVNVDEEEKMTQVIVPDYQLSLAIGKRGQNARLAAKLTGWKIDIKSQSEAEELGLYHPDEALEEVEADDPDDPVEEPVTDEQTE from the coding sequence ATGAATAGTGATTTTATGGATGCATTAACAACATTGGAAAAAGACAAAGGGATCGAAAAAGAAGTGATTTTAGAAGCGATTGAAGCCGCGCTAATTTCAGGATACAAACGAAATTTTAATCAAGCACAAAATGTACGTGTCGATATCAATCGTGAGAATGGCAGTATTCGCGTGTTTGCTAGGAAACAGGTCGTTGAAGAGGTGTTCGATGCCAGGCTAGAGATTTCTGAAGATGCAGCGAAAGAGATTAATCCGAATTTTGAAGTCGATGATATTGTTGAAATTGAGGTGACGCCAAAGGATTTTGGACGGATTGCCGCACAAACAGCCAAACAAGTGGTCACCCAGCGAGTGCGCGAAGCCGAGCGAGGGATCATATATTCCGATTTCATCGACCGTGAAGAAGACATTATGACCGGTATTGTACAACGTCAAGATAATCGCTTTATTTATGTTGATTTAGGTAAAGTAGAAGCTCTTTTACCATTAGGCGAACAAATGCCAAACGAAACGTACAAACATAATGACCGGATTAAAGCCTACATTACGAAAGTAGAGAAAACGACTAAAGGACCACAAATTTTAATTTCAAGAACTCATCCCGGTCTTTTAAAACGACTATTTGAGTTAGAGGTGCCAGAAATTTATGACGGAACCGTGGAAATTAAATCCGTATCACGTGAAGCGGGAGACCGATCGAAAATTGCTGTCCATGCTGAAGATCCAGAAGTTGATCCTGTAGGCTCTTGTGTTGGTCCTAAAGGCCAAAGGGTCCAAACGATTGTTGATGAGTTAAAAGGTGAAAAAATTGACATTGTTCGTTGGTCTGAAGATCCAGTTGAATATGTGGCCAATGCGCTTAGTCCTTCGAAGGTTCTTGAAGTAAACGTTGATGAGGAAGAAAAAATGACACAAGTGATTGTGCCAGATTACCAACTTTCATTAGCGATCGGAAAACGTGGTCAAAACGCACGTCTCGCTGCAAAATTAACAGGTTGGAAAATAGATATAAAAAGTCAATCAGAGGCTGAGGAACTAGGCTTATATCATCCAGATGAAGCGCTAGAAGAAGTTGAGGCTGATGATCCTGATGATCCTGTTGAAGAACCTGTTACTGACGAACAGACTGAATAA
- the rimP gene encoding ribosome maturation factor RimP, with product MSKKVTDMTEELVTPILEELKLELVDIEFKKEGKNWYLRVFIDDEDGVDIEDCGTVSEKLSEKLDELDPIQQAYFLEVSSPGAERPLKKEKDVQRAIGKNVYITTYEPIHGEKAFEGKLVHFDGETLTVAVRVKTRTNEIELPYEKVASARLAVVF from the coding sequence ATGAGCAAAAAAGTTACTGACATGACAGAAGAATTAGTTACACCGATCTTAGAGGAGTTAAAGCTAGAGCTCGTTGATATCGAATTTAAAAAAGAAGGCAAGAATTGGTACCTGCGAGTTTTCATTGATGATGAAGATGGAGTAGATATTGAAGATTGTGGCACTGTTAGTGAAAAGCTAAGTGAAAAGTTAGATGAACTCGACCCGATTCAGCAAGCCTACTTTTTAGAAGTGTCATCACCAGGTGCTGAGCGGCCGCTGAAAAAGGAAAAAGATGTTCAACGAGCGATCGGTAAAAATGTTTATATTACAACATATGAACCGATTCACGGAGAAAAAGCATTCGAAGGCAAGCTCGTTCACTTTGACGGTGAAACGCTAACGGTTGCTGTACGTGTCAAAACTCGTACGAATGAGATTGAATTACCGTATGAAAAAGTAGCAAGTGCTAGGCTTGCTGTTGTTTTTTAA
- a CDS encoding PolC-type DNA polymerase III — protein MSEEQIRRERFQLLLQQIQIPEDIVNEHFQGGKINKLTIYKEKKRWHFDFALKNMMPFAVFELLSNRLTQGLAHVAAVTFSITYEQQNITKETFSEYWHHIVSQLEGVSPALRSLLEGQQPTVNGQQLTIQVRSDTEAIALKRKLTEPLHKTLTSLGLPVFQLEAEVKESQQDYERFVEQKKQEDHSKMIEAMMEKQKAAKKADSKNGQESLVIGYPIKDDPVPLETIVDEERRITAQGYVFDAETRELRSGRTLLTFKITDYTDSILVKIFSRDKEDVPMLESVKKGMWLKVRGGIQNDTFVRDLVMIANDINEVKPIEREDQAFEGEKRVELHMHTAMSQMDGVTSAGRLVEQAAKFGHPAVAITDHGNVQSFPEAYASGQKHGVKILYGVEANLVDDGVPIAYNEQHRLLFEDTYVVFDVETTGLSAVYNKIIELAAVKVKDGEIIDRFEAFADPHEPLTETIIELTGITDDMLEGQPEIDEVLRDFHAFVGDAVLVAHNASFDMGFLNVGYRKIGLGDAPNPVIDTLELGRFLYPQFKNHRLNTLCKKFDIELVSHHRAIYDAEATGYLLWKMVKDLQEKEIRYHDELNNNMGQGDFHRLRPSHCILLAQNQQGLKNLYQLISLSHIHYFYRTPRIPRSQLQLYREGIIVGSGCDKGEVFEGMMQKSPDEVEEIAKFYDYLEIQPLENYYHLIEKELVRDEQALQEITMNIVRLGEKLNKLVVATGNVHYVDPNDHIYRKILIASQGGANPLNKQTLPQVHLRSTDEMLECLSFLGEEKAKEVVVTNTQAIAEQVEDIQPVPDDLYTPKIEGADEEIRNMSFDRARSIYGEELPEIVEARLEKELKSIIGHGFAVIYLISQKLVKKSLEDGYLVGSRGSVGSSFVATMTEITEVNPLPPHYVCPNCHHSHFFNDGSVGSGFDLPDKDCPECGSEYVKDGQDIPFETFLGFKGDKVPDIDLNFSGDYQPRAHNYTKELFGEDYVYRAGTIGTVADKTAYGFVKGYQSDHDIHMRGAEIDRLVAGCTGVKRTTGQHPGGIIVVPDYMDIYDFSPIQFPADDKTAEWKTTHFDFHSIHDNLLKLDILGHDDPTVIRMLQDLSGIEPKSIPTDDPEVMKIFGGTESLGVTEEQIMCKTGTYGIPEFGTRFVRQMLEETKPSTFSELVQISGLSHGSDVWLGNANELIYSGTCELKDVIGCRDDIMVYLIYKGLDSSLAFKIMEFVRKGKGLQEEWIEEMKKHDVPDWYIGSCLKIKYMFPKAHAAAYVLMAVRIAYFKVHYPILFYAAYFTVRADDFDLDVMARGSKAIRKKVEEINGKGLDASPKEKSLLTVLELALEMCERNLSFQKVDLYRSHATEFIVDGDTLIPPFNALTGVGTNAAINIVKARGEQEFLSKEDLQQRSKITKTVLEHLDDHGCLEGLPDSNQLSLF, from the coding sequence ATGAGTGAAGAGCAAATTAGAAGAGAACGATTCCAATTACTCCTCCAACAAATTCAAATCCCAGAAGATATCGTTAACGAGCATTTTCAAGGTGGGAAAATTAATAAATTAACGATTTATAAAGAAAAGAAGCGTTGGCATTTTGATTTTGCACTTAAAAACATGATGCCTTTTGCCGTTTTTGAGCTCCTATCCAATCGATTGACGCAAGGACTTGCTCATGTTGCAGCGGTAACATTTTCAATCACCTATGAACAGCAAAATATAACGAAAGAGACATTCAGTGAGTATTGGCATCATATCGTCTCGCAATTAGAAGGGGTATCTCCAGCCCTACGTTCATTACTCGAAGGACAGCAACCAACTGTAAATGGGCAGCAATTAACGATTCAAGTGCGAAGTGACACTGAAGCGATTGCCTTAAAGCGTAAGCTAACTGAACCGCTTCATAAGACACTTACGAGCCTAGGCCTACCAGTCTTTCAACTTGAAGCCGAGGTGAAAGAGTCTCAGCAAGATTATGAGCGTTTTGTTGAACAAAAGAAACAAGAAGACCATTCAAAAATGATTGAAGCGATGATGGAAAAGCAAAAGGCTGCGAAGAAAGCAGACAGTAAAAACGGACAAGAGTCGCTCGTGATCGGTTATCCAATTAAAGATGACCCTGTGCCTCTTGAAACGATCGTTGATGAAGAACGCCGCATTACAGCTCAAGGATATGTGTTTGATGCGGAGACGAGAGAGCTTAGAAGTGGAAGAACGTTGTTAACATTTAAAATTACCGATTATACCGACTCGATTCTCGTGAAGATCTTTTCGCGTGACAAAGAAGATGTTCCCATGCTTGAATCGGTGAAAAAGGGGATGTGGTTAAAAGTTCGTGGCGGCATCCAAAATGATACGTTTGTTCGCGATTTAGTGATGATTGCAAATGATATTAATGAAGTAAAGCCGATTGAACGAGAAGATCAAGCTTTTGAAGGCGAAAAGCGTGTTGAACTTCATATGCATACTGCGATGAGTCAAATGGATGGTGTGACAAGTGCAGGGCGTTTAGTTGAGCAAGCGGCCAAGTTTGGACACCCAGCTGTAGCTATTACTGATCATGGAAACGTGCAGTCGTTTCCGGAAGCATATGCTTCGGGACAAAAGCATGGTGTAAAAATATTATATGGTGTGGAAGCTAACCTGGTCGATGATGGTGTTCCAATTGCTTATAATGAACAGCACCGATTGCTATTTGAAGATACCTATGTCGTTTTTGACGTTGAAACAACAGGGCTATCTGCGGTTTATAATAAAATCATTGAACTGGCTGCTGTCAAAGTCAAAGATGGTGAAATTATTGACCGTTTCGAGGCATTTGCTGATCCGCATGAGCCGCTAACCGAGACAATTATCGAATTAACAGGGATTACCGATGATATGCTCGAGGGACAACCAGAAATTGATGAGGTTCTTCGTGATTTTCATGCCTTTGTCGGGGATGCGGTGTTAGTTGCCCATAATGCTAGCTTTGATATGGGGTTTTTAAATGTTGGCTACCGTAAGATTGGTTTAGGTGATGCTCCTAATCCGGTCATTGATACATTAGAGCTTGGACGATTTTTATATCCTCAATTTAAAAACCACCGTTTAAATACACTTTGTAAGAAATTTGATATTGAGCTCGTGAGTCATCACCGTGCGATTTATGATGCTGAAGCTACGGGGTACCTCTTATGGAAAATGGTAAAGGACTTACAAGAAAAAGAGATTCGCTACCACGATGAGCTGAACAATAATATGGGACAAGGTGATTTTCACCGCTTGCGGCCATCGCATTGCATTTTACTAGCTCAAAATCAACAAGGGTTAAAAAATCTCTATCAGTTGATTTCGTTATCACACATTCATTATTTTTATCGAACCCCGAGAATTCCGCGCTCACAGTTACAGCTTTACCGCGAAGGGATTATTGTCGGTTCAGGTTGTGACAAAGGTGAAGTGTTTGAAGGGATGATGCAAAAATCGCCTGATGAAGTGGAGGAAATTGCTAAGTTCTACGACTATTTAGAAATTCAGCCGCTAGAAAATTATTACCATTTAATTGAGAAAGAGCTCGTACGTGATGAACAAGCATTGCAAGAAATTACGATGAATATCGTTCGTCTTGGTGAAAAGTTAAATAAACTGGTCGTAGCGACTGGAAATGTTCATTATGTAGATCCTAATGATCATATTTATCGTAAAATTTTAATCGCTTCTCAAGGTGGCGCAAACCCGTTAAATAAACAGACGCTGCCACAGGTCCACTTGCGATCAACCGATGAAATGCTCGAATGCTTGTCGTTTTTAGGTGAGGAAAAAGCAAAAGAAGTTGTCGTGACAAATACACAAGCGATCGCCGAACAAGTTGAAGACATTCAACCTGTTCCGGATGATTTATACACACCAAAGATCGAAGGAGCCGATGAGGAAATTCGTAACATGAGTTTTGATCGGGCACGTTCGATTTATGGTGAGGAGTTACCGGAGATCGTTGAAGCAAGGTTAGAAAAAGAGTTGAAAAGTATCATTGGTCATGGGTTTGCGGTTATCTACTTGATCTCACAAAAACTTGTTAAAAAGTCATTAGAAGATGGTTATTTAGTTGGTTCACGTGGATCGGTAGGTTCATCATTTGTGGCAACGATGACCGAGATTACAGAAGTCAACCCACTACCCCCTCACTATGTTTGTCCAAATTGCCACCATTCTCACTTCTTTAATGATGGTTCTGTTGGTTCGGGGTTTGATCTACCTGACAAAGATTGCCCAGAGTGTGGTAGTGAATATGTCAAAGATGGACAAGATATACCGTTTGAAACGTTCCTAGGATTTAAAGGTGATAAGGTACCCGACATTGATTTAAACTTTTCTGGTGACTATCAACCACGTGCACACAATTACACAAAAGAGTTGTTCGGTGAAGATTATGTATACCGTGCAGGAACGATCGGAACGGTCGCTGATAAAACCGCTTATGGATTTGTCAAAGGGTATCAAAGTGATCACGACATTCACATGCGTGGGGCGGAAATTGACCGTCTTGTTGCGGGATGTACGGGTGTAAAGCGAACAACGGGGCAGCACCCCGGGGGTATTATCGTTGTTCCTGATTATATGGATATCTATGATTTTAGCCCGATACAATTTCCTGCCGATGATAAGACAGCCGAATGGAAGACGACCCACTTTGACTTCCACTCCATCCATGACAACTTATTAAAATTAGATATACTTGGGCACGATGACCCAACGGTTATTCGTATGCTCCAAGATTTAAGTGGGATTGAACCAAAATCAATACCAACAGATGACCCAGAAGTGATGAAAATATTTGGTGGAACAGAATCCCTTGGTGTAACTGAAGAACAAATCATGTGTAAGACAGGTACCTACGGGATCCCTGAATTTGGTACACGTTTTGTTCGTCAAATGCTTGAGGAAACTAAACCAAGTACGTTTTCAGAACTTGTACAGATTTCAGGTTTATCACATGGATCGGATGTATGGTTAGGCAATGCTAATGAATTGATCTATAGTGGGACATGTGAATTAAAAGATGTGATTGGTTGTCGTGATGATATTATGGTTTATTTAATCTATAAAGGACTTGACTCCTCGTTAGCCTTTAAAATTATGGAGTTTGTCCGTAAAGGAAAAGGCCTACAAGAAGAGTGGATCGAGGAAATGAAAAAGCATGATGTACCTGATTGGTACATTGGATCGTGCTTGAAAATTAAATATATGTTCCCAAAAGCCCATGCGGCTGCCTATGTTTTAATGGCCGTACGTATTGCTTATTTTAAAGTTCATTATCCAATCCTTTTCTACGCTGCATACTTTACTGTAAGGGCAGATGATTTTGATCTTGATGTCATGGCGCGTGGCTCGAAGGCGATCCGAAAGAAGGTTGAAGAGATCAATGGAAAAGGGTTGGACGCCTCACCGAAGGAAAAAAGTTTATTAACGGTACTTGAACTCGCACTTGAAATGTGTGAACGTAATTTGTCGTTCCAAAAGGTTGATCTATACCGTTCTCATGCGACAGAATTTATTGTTGATGGAGACACATTAATCCCGCCATTTAATGCTTTAACGGGTGTAGGGACAAATGCAGCCATCAATATTGTCAAAGCAAGAGGAGAGCAAGAGTTTTTATCAAAAGAAGATCTACAACAACGAAGTAAAATTACAAAAACCGTGTTAGAACATTTAGATGACCACGGCTGTTTAGAAGGGCTTCCTGATTCAAATCAACTCTCGCTTTTCTAG